The Subtercola sp. PAMC28395 genome segment ACCGGCGTCGAACTCACCGACCGGGGTGCCATCGCCGTCGACGACTTCATGCACACGACTGTCGCCGGCATCTACGCCATCGGAGATGTGACGGCCAAGCTGCAACTCGCACACGTTGCAGAAGCCCAGGGCATCGTCGCTGCCGAGACGATCGCCGGAGCCGCGACGATGTCGCTCGGTGACTACCGCATGATGCCGCGGGCCACCTTCTGCCAACCCCAGGTGGCGAGCTTCGGCCTCACGGAACAGCAGGCTCGCGACGAAGGCTACGACGTGCGGGTCGCAACGTTCCCGATGACAGCGAATGCCAAAGCTCATGCACTGGGTGAATCGAGCGGTTTCGTGAAGCTGGTCTCCGATGCGAAATACGGCGAACTGCTCGGCGGCCACCTCGTCGGGCACGACGTCTCCGAGCTCCTGCCAGAACTGACGCTTGCGCAGAAGTGGGATCTGACGGCTTACGAACTGGCCCGCAACGTGCACACGCACCCGACACTCAGCGAATCGATGCAGGATGCCTTCCACGGTTTGATCGGGCACATGATCAACATGTAGCCGTCAGAAATTCTTGATCCGCCGGGGAACCTTGATCTGTCAGGGTCTCTTCCTGCGCGCTGTCCACAGCAGGTACCCGCTCAGGATGCCCGCCAGACCAACCCCGGCACCCATCAGTGGCCGCTCCCAGGCCTGCCAGCGCTGCCGGTCCGTCGCGGCGAATTCGCCGACTCCCCTGATCAGGGCGGCGGCGATCACCCCGGCAACCAGCCTGTTGCCGATGACTTCTGCCCGACCTACCAACGGTTCGAGTTCCTGCGCGCGCAGGTGCACTTCGAAGCCCGTCGTGTCGACGACGTCGAGCAGCGAGCGCAGTCGGTCGGGCAGTTCGGCCCCGAGCTCCGCGACGCTCAGTCCAGCCTTCCCCAGGTTCTTCACCACTGCCTTCAGCGAGTACTTCTCCGCCAGCAGCTTCTGTGTATACGGTCGCAATGCCTCGCTGAGCGTGAAGGCCGGGTCGAGCGTGACACCCATTCCCTCGACCATCACGAGCATCTTGACGAGCAGCGCGATCTCCTGCCGCAGTTGCAGGTGGTTGTTCCGCAGAACAGCCACGAGTTCCGACACAAGAGGGCCGATGTGCAGTTCGCTCAGCGACAGGTTGTGGTATTTCGCCAGAAAGCGCGTCAGATCGGCTTTCAATCGCACCCGGTCGACGTTCTCCTGCCCGACGGAGAGGTTGACAACGGCGGTCGAGATCCTGCCGGCGTCGTTCCTGCCGAAGGCCAGCAATAGAGCAACCAGCCTGTCTCGAAGATCGTCGTCGATCTCTCCGACCATGCCGAAGTCGATCAGCCCGATCGTGCCGTCGGGCTCCACGAACATGTTGCCCGGATGCGGGTCTGCGTGAAAGAAGCCGTCCTCGAGGATCATCTGCGCCACGGCATCGACGGCCCGGTTGGCGAGCGCCCTCCTGTCTATCCCCGCCGCGTCGAGGGCCGCGACATCGTCGATGCGGATGCCTGTGACCTTCTCGATCGTCAGAACACGCGATGTCGTCGTCTCCCAGCGGATCGCCGGAATGTGGATGCCCGGATTGCTGGCGAAATTCTCGGCGAACCGTTCAGCATTGTGGCCTTCGTGCAGGTAGTCGAGCTCGAACCGCAGTGACGTCGAGAATTCATCGGTGATACCCACGATGTTGAAGTCCGAGGCAGCGCTCCAATGGCGGGAGGCCTGGACGGCCAGGTTCTGCATGATCTCCAGGTCTTCGTTGACCTGCGTCACGATGCCGGGTCTCCTGACCTTCACCACGACAGCCATGCCGTCTTTCATCGTGGCAGCGTGCGCCTGGCCGATCGACGCACTCGCCAATGGTCGCGCCGTGAACTGTGCGAAGACCTTCTCCGC includes the following:
- a CDS encoding AarF/ABC1/UbiB kinase family protein gives rise to the protein MALASHIERYRQIAAVLARHGFGFILGASGLDRFEVAALVAHTNGRSDAGGNAGPPQLRSALEELGPTFVKLGQLLSTRSDLLPPAYVAELQKLQDSARPVPVKEIRDAIEQELGAPAEKVFAQFTARPLASASIGQAHAATMKDGMAVVVKVRRPGIVTQVNEDLEIMQNLAVQASRHWSAASDFNIVGITDEFSTSLRFELDYLHEGHNAERFAENFASNPGIHIPAIRWETTTSRVLTIEKVTGIRIDDVAALDAAGIDRRALANRAVDAVAQMILEDGFFHADPHPGNMFVEPDGTIGLIDFGMVGEIDDDLRDRLVALLLAFGRNDAGRISTAVVNLSVGQENVDRVRLKADLTRFLAKYHNLSLSELHIGPLVSELVAVLRNNHLQLRQEIALLVKMLVMVEGMGVTLDPAFTLSEALRPYTQKLLAEKYSLKAVVKNLGKAGLSVAELGAELPDRLRSLLDVVDTTGFEVHLRAQELEPLVGRAEVIGNRLVAGVIAAALIRGVGEFAATDRQRWQAWERPLMGAGVGLAGILSGYLLWTARRKRP